One genomic segment of Actinoplanes ianthinogenes includes these proteins:
- a CDS encoding polysaccharide deacetylase family protein codes for MGWSTLPALMYHSVSAVDGPLRDLAVPPDRLAEQLDALTAAGYRLVGLTQALDELRAGSTDKLLAVTFDDGYRDFLTAGVPALRSAGAGATLYASVGHLGGHAGWLGQWSPDFGPMLTWDELAEVAASGVEIGNHSLIHHPLDVLSPARLRDEVYRSREELEQRLQIEVRSFAYPHGYNSGRVREVVEAAGHDNATEVGYRVHTPRERRFAVPRFQPTPDHTGADLVALVEGQGPALVPALKRCAQPGWRLVRRVARAAGRNLT; via the coding sequence GTGGGCTGGAGCACGTTGCCGGCGCTGATGTATCACTCGGTCTCCGCCGTGGACGGCCCGCTGCGTGATCTCGCCGTCCCGCCGGACCGGCTCGCCGAGCAGCTCGACGCGCTCACCGCCGCCGGCTACCGCCTCGTCGGCCTCACCCAGGCGCTGGACGAGCTGCGCGCCGGCAGCACCGACAAGCTGCTCGCGGTCACCTTCGACGACGGCTACCGCGACTTCCTCACCGCCGGCGTCCCCGCGCTGCGCTCGGCCGGCGCCGGCGCCACCCTGTACGCCTCGGTCGGCCACCTCGGCGGCCACGCCGGCTGGCTCGGGCAGTGGTCACCCGACTTCGGCCCGATGCTCACCTGGGACGAGCTGGCCGAGGTGGCCGCGAGCGGCGTCGAGATCGGCAACCACAGCCTGATCCACCACCCGCTCGACGTGCTGTCCCCGGCCCGGCTGCGCGACGAGGTGTACCGCAGCCGTGAGGAGCTGGAGCAGCGGCTTCAGATCGAGGTCCGCTCGTTCGCCTATCCGCACGGCTACAACAGCGGCCGGGTCCGTGAGGTGGTCGAGGCGGCCGGGCACGACAACGCCACCGAGGTCGGCTACCGGGTGCACACCCCGCGCGAGCGGCGGTTCGCGGTGCCGCGCTTCCAGCCCACCCCGGACCACACCGGCGCCGATCTGGTCGCGCTGGTCGAGGGCCAGGGGCCGGCCCTGGTCCCGGCCCTGAAGCGGTGTGCCCAGCCCGGCTGGCGCCTGGTCCGCCGGGTCGCCCGCGCGGCGGGCCGGAACCTGACCTGA
- a CDS encoding glycoside hydrolase family 26 protein, translated as MPISRLSRRNLLLLAGASALPLAGCTAADKPSWPPVPSFSPPPSSRTGGKVMLGAYVALKGVPAADGLALRRRQLGRDLRIVHRYYSWTDELPTRLSYLPPKSTLMLSWRGPKLTDITSGTADKLITAAARRLAAGRRPVLLRWAWDMNRDFYRWAGAANGRSPDQYVAAWKRLHELFGKAGADNVSWVWSPNWNTHPEEPWNNRDGYYPGDDVVDWVGVSGYSQGETPEQMFDPVYQTYAARKPIMLTEVAVADRGGSSKPDWIRGLAGWVRSRPAVGAVVWFDTDTHPGSTEKWRIDSDPASLAAYRAMAADPVFGA; from the coding sequence GTGCCGATCTCCCGTCTGTCCCGGCGGAACCTGCTGCTGCTCGCCGGGGCGTCCGCGCTGCCGCTCGCCGGTTGCACCGCCGCCGACAAGCCGTCGTGGCCGCCGGTGCCCTCCTTCTCTCCGCCGCCCTCCTCACGGACCGGCGGCAAGGTGATGCTCGGCGCCTACGTCGCGCTCAAGGGGGTGCCCGCCGCCGACGGCCTGGCGCTGCGCCGCCGCCAGCTCGGCCGCGACCTGCGGATCGTGCACCGCTACTACTCGTGGACCGACGAGCTGCCCACCCGGCTGTCCTACCTGCCGCCGAAGAGCACGCTGATGCTCTCCTGGCGCGGCCCGAAGCTCACCGACATCACCAGCGGCACGGCCGACAAGCTGATCACGGCGGCGGCCCGCCGGCTCGCCGCGGGCCGGCGGCCGGTGCTGCTGCGCTGGGCCTGGGACATGAACCGGGACTTCTACCGCTGGGCCGGCGCCGCCAACGGCCGGTCCCCGGACCAGTACGTCGCCGCCTGGAAGCGGCTGCACGAGCTGTTCGGCAAGGCCGGCGCGGACAACGTCTCCTGGGTGTGGAGCCCGAACTGGAACACCCACCCGGAGGAACCCTGGAACAATCGGGACGGGTACTACCCCGGCGACGACGTCGTCGACTGGGTGGGCGTGTCCGGATACTCCCAGGGCGAGACCCCGGAGCAGATGTTCGACCCGGTCTACCAGACCTATGCCGCCCGGAAGCCCATCATGCTCACGGAGGTGGCGGTGGCGGACCGCGGCGGCAGCAGCAAGCCGGACTGGATCCGGGGGCTCGCGGGCTGGGTGCGGTCGCGGCCCGCGGTCGGCGCGGTGGTCTGGTTCGACACCGACACGCACCCGGGCTCGACGGAGAAGTGGCGGATCGACTCGGACCCGGCCAGCCTGGCGGCGTACCGGGCGATGGCCGCCGATCCGGTGTTCGGCGCGTGA